A portion of the Polaribacter cellanae genome contains these proteins:
- the gap gene encoding type I glyceraldehyde-3-phosphate dehydrogenase has protein sequence MIKVGINGFGRIGRLAFRSTVNRPNVQVVAINDLLDVDYLAYMLKYDSVHGKFDGTVDVKDGKLVVNGNEIRITAERDPANLKWNEVDVDYVIESTGFFLTEETAGKHLQAGAKKVVLSAPSKDHTPMFVMGVNNTELKADQKIFSNASCTTNCLAPITKVLNDNFGIVEGLMTTVHAATATQKTVDGPSMKDWRGGRSAIGNVIPSSTGAAKAVGKVIPAMNGKLTGMAFRIPTMDVSVVDLTVKLEKAASYDEICAAMKAASESGPMKGVLGYTEDMVVSQDFVGDTRTSIFDAKAGIALNDNFVKVVSWYDNEIGYSTKIVDLIEYADTL, from the coding sequence ATGATAAAAGTAGGAATTAACGGATTTGGTAGAATTGGAAGATTAGCATTTAGATCTACAGTAAATAGACCCAACGTACAAGTAGTAGCAATTAACGATTTATTAGATGTAGATTATTTAGCATATATGTTAAAATATGATTCAGTTCATGGTAAATTCGATGGAACTGTTGACGTAAAAGATGGTAAGTTAGTTGTTAATGGAAACGAAATTAGAATTACAGCAGAAAGAGATCCAGCAAACTTAAAATGGAATGAAGTGGATGTAGATTATGTAATTGAATCTACCGGTTTTTTCTTAACAGAAGAAACTGCAGGAAAACATTTACAAGCAGGAGCTAAAAAAGTAGTTTTATCTGCACCTTCTAAAGATCATACTCCAATGTTTGTAATGGGTGTAAATAATACTGAATTAAAAGCAGATCAAAAGATTTTTTCTAATGCATCTTGTACTACAAACTGCTTAGCACCAATTACAAAGGTTTTAAACGATAACTTTGGTATTGTTGAAGGGTTAATGACAACTGTACATGCTGCAACAGCAACTCAAAAAACTGTAGATGGTCCCTCTATGAAAGATTGGAGAGGTGGGCGTTCTGCAATTGGAAATGTAATACCTTCTTCAACAGGAGCTGCAAAAGCAGTTGGTAAAGTAATTCCTGCAATGAATGGTAAATTAACAGGTATGGCTTTTAGAATTCCTACAATGGATGTTTCTGTAGTAGATTTAACTGTAAAATTAGAAAAAGCAGCTTCTTACGACGAAATTTGTGCTGCAATGAAAGCTGCATCAGAAAGTGGACCAATGAAAGGTGTTTTAGGATATACTGAAGATATGGTTGTTTCTCAAGATTTTGTTGGAGATACTCGTACCTCTATCTTCGATGCAAAAGCAGGAATTGCATTAAACGATAACTTTGTAAAAGTTGTTTCTTGGTATGATAACGAAATAGGATACTCAACAAAAATCGTAGATTTAATTGAATATGCAGATACTTTATAG
- a CDS encoding Rid family detoxifying hydrolase has translation MKKIITTKHAPAPIGPYNQAVLTGNTLYTSGQIAINPNSGELVLDSIALETKQVMENLKEVLAAAKMSFENVIKASIFISDMNNFAEINTVYGEYFDNETAPARETVEVANLPKFVNVEISVIAVK, from the coding sequence ATGAAAAAAATAATTACCACCAAACATGCACCTGCTCCAATTGGACCATATAACCAAGCTGTATTAACTGGAAACACTTTGTATACGTCTGGACAAATAGCTATAAACCCTAATTCTGGAGAATTGGTTTTAGACAGTATAGCTTTGGAAACAAAGCAAGTAATGGAAAATTTAAAAGAAGTTTTAGCTGCTGCAAAAATGTCTTTCGAAAATGTTATTAAAGCCTCTATTTTTATTTCTGATATGAATAATTTTGCTGAAATAAATACAGTTTACGGAGAGTATTTCGATAATGAAACTGCACCTGCAAGAGAAACTGTAGAAGTTGCCAATTTACCTAAGTTTGTAAACGTAGAAATTAGTGTAATTGCTGTGAAGTAA
- a CDS encoding putative LPS assembly protein LptD, producing the protein MQTNLSYILLFCCFFFIKLGFSQDIKPTKKTVVPLGKRDTIAPLKKDSIPNLKKDTLLRKKKDTTSLDTIKPKESIEDIITHVATDYTIQDAKNKTVTLYNEANITYTNIDLKAGIIIVDYKKNTLFAKGIKDSTGYVQRPIFKQGNEETEQDSIVYNFKTKRALIYGLKTKQGEMFTYGEKTKRVNDSTIYIRKIRFTTSDKEKPDYYIATNKAKLVPGKKIIVGTSNLVLADIPTPIVLPFAYFPLSKTSVSGFLIPAFDTGSTSRGIGFQNGGYYFAISDYIDLAITGDAYSNGTWGFRANSNYNKRYRFNGSFSFNYENIINGIRGFKNFSKSNNFNLRWSHNQDSKASPNSRFTASVNLGSSRFFRQSLNQSNISQSQNNSFNSSVNYSKTFVGTPFNMNVTATHQQNTNTKRITMTLPSLTLNMNRIYPFAGKDGVKKNPIQKMGFNYTMQAQYLINTTEDNFLTAKMFKTAKSGMRHRTGTNTNLKAFKYFTISPSANYEESWNFNYIEKEYDPIRAEVRTDSLVGFKSFRTYNLGVSLSTNIYGTFNFKRGKLKTIRHTLRPSISYSYRPDFGSQYVKQVRKSADPLDFEQYTIFDNSLYKAPSTGLSNSIGISVNNVLEAKVASDDPDSDEEDKKITLLNNLNFNTSYNIAADSLRWSNISFSAGTRFFKDKLAVNLSGSLDPYKVIKVNGSIINIDEFNSGFPRLTNASLTANYSISSADFKKDKEDDKNKTNTNSGNNPPDIIGGDIDQTNRFGSSNKSNSNNKDKKAELYNADIPWSINLAYSTNYNNNGIDGGKIGVQSLIFSGNLELSPKWKVGYSSGYDFKGGAFTFSRFNFTRDLDSWQFNFNWVPFGTNSSYTFFIGVKSSVLADLKWDKNKPPDRRLF; encoded by the coding sequence TTGCAAACAAACCTATCATACATACTTTTATTTTGTTGCTTCTTTTTTATAAAGCTAGGGTTTTCTCAAGATATAAAACCAACTAAAAAAACAGTTGTTCCTCTTGGAAAAAGAGATACGATTGCTCCACTTAAAAAAGATAGCATTCCAAATTTAAAAAAGGACACTCTTTTACGTAAAAAAAAGGATACGACTTCTTTAGATACTATAAAACCGAAAGAAAGCATAGAAGACATTATAACGCATGTTGCTACAGATTATACAATACAAGATGCTAAAAATAAAACGGTTACTTTATATAATGAAGCAAATATTACCTATACAAATATAGATTTAAAAGCAGGAATTATAATTGTAGATTATAAAAAAAACACACTTTTTGCCAAAGGAATAAAAGACAGTACAGGGTATGTACAACGTCCTATATTTAAACAAGGTAACGAAGAAACCGAACAAGATTCTATTGTATATAATTTTAAAACCAAAAGAGCTTTAATTTATGGTTTAAAAACTAAGCAAGGTGAAATGTTTACTTATGGAGAGAAAACCAAAAGAGTAAATGACTCGACAATTTATATTCGAAAAATTCGCTTTACAACTTCAGATAAAGAAAAACCAGATTACTATATTGCAACAAACAAAGCAAAGTTAGTCCCTGGAAAAAAAATTATTGTAGGCACTAGTAATTTGGTTTTAGCAGATATACCAACTCCAATAGTTTTACCTTTTGCTTATTTTCCATTATCAAAAACAAGTGTTTCTGGTTTTTTAATTCCTGCTTTCGATACTGGTAGTACTAGCAGAGGAATTGGTTTCCAAAATGGTGGTTATTATTTTGCCATTAGCGATTATATAGATCTTGCAATTACTGGAGACGCTTATTCTAATGGAACTTGGGGTTTTCGAGCCAACTCTAACTATAATAAAAGATATCGTTTTAATGGCTCTTTTAGCTTTAACTACGAAAATATAATTAATGGAATTCGTGGTTTTAAAAATTTCTCTAAATCTAATAATTTTAACTTACGTTGGTCTCACAATCAAGATTCTAAAGCAAGTCCTAATTCTAGATTTACAGCTTCTGTTAATTTAGGAAGTAGTCGTTTTTTTAGGCAGTCTTTAAACCAATCTAATATTTCTCAATCACAAAACAACTCTTTTAACTCGTCTGTAAATTATAGTAAAACTTTTGTTGGAACACCTTTTAATATGAATGTTACTGCAACACACCAACAAAATACGAATACAAAAAGAATTACAATGACTTTGCCTTCGTTAACGTTGAATATGAACCGAATTTACCCATTTGCAGGTAAAGATGGTGTAAAGAAAAACCCAATTCAAAAAATGGGTTTCAACTATACAATGCAAGCCCAGTATTTAATAAATACAACAGAAGATAATTTTTTAACTGCTAAGATGTTTAAAACTGCTAAGTCTGGAATGCGACATAGAACAGGAACCAACACCAACTTAAAAGCTTTTAAATATTTTACAATTTCGCCAAGCGCAAATTACGAAGAATCTTGGAATTTTAATTATATCGAAAAAGAATACGACCCTATTCGTGCAGAAGTTAGAACCGATTCTTTAGTTGGTTTTAAGTCTTTTAGAACCTATAATTTAGGAGTTAGTTTATCTACAAACATTTATGGTACATTTAATTTTAAAAGAGGAAAATTAAAAACGATTAGACACACTCTTAGACCCTCTATTTCTTATTCTTACAGGCCAGATTTTGGTAGCCAATATGTAAAACAAGTTCGCAAAAGTGCAGACCCTTTAGATTTTGAACAGTACACTATTTTCGATAATAGTTTATACAAAGCTCCATCTACAGGATTAAGTAATTCTATTGGAATTTCTGTAAACAATGTTTTGGAAGCCAAAGTCGCATCAGATGACCCAGATAGTGACGAAGAAGATAAAAAAATAACACTTTTAAACAATTTAAATTTTAACACTTCCTATAACATTGCTGCAGATAGTTTGCGATGGTCTAATATTAGTTTTTCTGCAGGAACCCGCTTCTTTAAAGATAAATTAGCTGTTAATTTAAGTGGCTCTTTAGACCCTTATAAAGTGATTAAAGTTAATGGCTCTATTATAAATATCGATGAATTTAACTCTGGATTTCCAAGACTAACAAATGCGAGTTTAACAGCAAACTACTCTATTTCTAGCGCCGATTTTAAAAAAGACAAAGAAGATGATAAGAATAAAACAAACACCAATTCTGGGAACAACCCTCCAGATATTATAGGAGGTGATATAGACCAAACAAATCGTTTTGGGTCCTCTAACAAATCGAACTCTAATAATAAAGATAAAAAAGCAGAACTTTACAATGCAGATATTCCTTGGTCCATTAATTTAGCCTATTCTACAAATTACAATAATAATGGCATTGATGGAGGAAAAATAGGAGTACAGAGTTTAATTTTTAGTGGTAATTTAGAGTTATCTCCAAAATGGAAAGTTGGTTATTCTTCTGGTTACGATTTTAAAGGTGGCGCATTTACATTTTCTAGATTTAATTTTACAAGAGATTTAGATAGTTGGCAATTCAATTTTAACTGGGTTCCTTTCGGTACAAATTCTTCTTATACCTTTTTTATTGGTGTAAAATCTTCTGTTTTAGCAGATTTAAAATGGGATAAAAATAAACCACCAGATAGAAGATTGTTTTAA
- a CDS encoding N-acetylmuramoyl-L-alanine amidase family protein — protein MQSQQKHKKINKKKNLFLLFLLLFFLSGINILVAQKKYTVVLDAGHGGKDPGNLGNGYKEKNIALKVALLVGKKLKRKKDVKVIFTRDKDVFIDLWKRGDIANNSKADLFVSIHCDSHTSNAYGAGTFVLGLRGNKKNLEIAKRENAVILLEDNFKERYKGFDPNSAESVIGLSLLQEENLDKSLALASIIQNNFSLKLKRNDRKVKQDNFQVLRETIMPSVLVELGFLTNKREGRYLNSRKGQTQMANAIADAIYSYINNLKLNTVIEEVTNNKFKSEIEYKIQIASGKNKIAEKSYNFKGLKSVERVKIGSFYKYYYGNTNSYNLVKKSLKKAKSKGYKTAFIVAFKDGEKIPVKEAVKMK, from the coding sequence ATGCAATCCCAACAAAAACACAAAAAAATAAATAAAAAGAAAAATCTTTTTCTTTTATTCCTTCTACTCTTTTTTTTAAGTGGTATAAATATACTTGTAGCACAAAAAAAATATACAGTGGTTTTAGATGCTGGTCATGGAGGAAAAGACCCTGGCAATTTAGGAAATGGTTATAAAGAAAAAAATATTGCACTAAAAGTTGCTTTACTAGTAGGTAAAAAACTAAAAAGAAAAAAAGATGTAAAAGTAATTTTTACCCGAGATAAAGATGTTTTTATAGATTTATGGAAAAGAGGAGACATTGCAAATAATTCTAAAGCAGATTTGTTTGTGTCTATTCATTGCGATTCACACACTTCTAACGCATATGGAGCAGGAACTTTTGTATTAGGGTTAAGAGGAAATAAAAAAAACTTAGAAATTGCCAAGCGAGAAAATGCAGTAATTTTATTAGAAGATAATTTTAAAGAGCGTTATAAAGGTTTCGACCCCAATTCAGCAGAATCTGTAATTGGTTTATCTTTGCTTCAAGAAGAAAATTTAGACAAGAGTTTGGCTTTGGCGAGTATTATTCAGAATAATTTTTCATTAAAGTTAAAGAGAAACGATCGAAAAGTAAAACAAGATAATTTTCAAGTTTTAAGAGAAACGATTATGCCAAGTGTTTTAGTAGAGTTAGGTTTTCTTACGAATAAGAGAGAAGGGCGCTATTTAAATTCTAGAAAAGGACAAACACAAATGGCAAACGCTATTGCAGATGCGATTTACAGTTATATAAATAACCTTAAATTAAATACGGTTATAGAAGAGGTAACAAATAATAAGTTTAAGAGTGAAATAGAATACAAAATTCAAATCGCATCAGGAAAAAATAAAATTGCAGAAAAATCCTACAATTTTAAAGGTCTAAAAAGTGTAGAGAGAGTAAAAATTGGATCTTTTTATAAATATTATTATGGAAATACAAATTCTTATAATTTGGTAAAAAAATCTTTAAAGAAAGCAAAATCAAAAGGATACAAAACAGCATTTATTGTGGCTTTTAAAGATGGAGAGAAAATACCAGTTAAAGAAGCCGTAAAAATGAAGTAG
- a CDS encoding MlaD family protein, with translation MTKEIKIGIVAIVIIACSIWGFNFLKGKNLLDSGTRMFKVEYAKIGGLTRSSSVTINGLKVGKVDKIEFDTSKERRGYLIVTFIVENDFQFSKNSVVRIYSPSPLGGSNLAIVPDYEGEMAVSGDLLQGEMEESLFTSIGERLNPLQQKIEKVIVRADTLFSGINKVLNDKTIDGINSSVSNLAATISDIRKTVKAVNSMVVDNQENLKVTLTNTKKITGNLSRLSDSLTTVNINQIVKKAENAVDNFNKLSKKMNSGDGSIAKLINDKKMYDNLEAATKELEELLRDIKLNPKRYVHFSIFGKSPGPYQKVEKVKE, from the coding sequence ATGACAAAAGAAATAAAAATAGGAATCGTAGCAATTGTAATTATTGCATGTTCAATTTGGGGGTTCAATTTTCTGAAAGGAAAAAATTTATTAGATTCTGGAACCCGAATGTTTAAGGTAGAGTATGCTAAAATCGGGGGACTTACAAGATCCAGTTCAGTAACTATTAACGGATTAAAAGTTGGTAAAGTAGATAAAATAGAATTTGATACTTCTAAAGAAAGAAGAGGTTATTTAATTGTAACATTTATTGTAGAAAACGATTTTCAATTCTCTAAAAATAGTGTTGTAAGAATATATTCTCCAAGTCCATTAGGAGGCTCTAACTTAGCAATTGTGCCAGATTACGAAGGAGAAATGGCAGTTTCTGGAGATTTGTTACAAGGAGAAATGGAAGAAAGTTTATTTACTTCTATTGGAGAACGCTTAAACCCATTACAACAAAAAATAGAAAAAGTAATTGTAAGAGCAGATACTTTATTTAGTGGAATTAATAAAGTTTTAAATGACAAAACAATTGATGGAATTAACAGTTCCGTTTCTAATTTAGCAGCAACAATTAGCGACATTAGAAAAACGGTAAAAGCGGTAAACTCTATGGTTGTAGATAATCAAGAAAACCTAAAAGTTACACTTACAAATACAAAAAAAATTACTGGTAATTTAAGTAGATTATCAGACAGTTTAACGACGGTTAATATCAATCAAATAGTTAAAAAAGCAGAAAATGCTGTAGATAATTTTAACAAATTGTCTAAGAAAATGAACTCTGGAGATGGGTCTATAGCCAAGTTAATCAACGATAAAAAAATGTACGATAATTTAGAAGCAGCAACTAAAGAATTAGAAGAGTTGTTAAGAGATATTAAGCTAAATCCAAAAAGATATGTACATTTCTCTATTTTTGGAAAAAGTCCTGGTCCTTACCAAAAAGTAGAAAAAGTAAAAGAATAA
- a CDS encoding (Fe-S)-binding protein, translated as MQYLPNILFAIALIAGIGFFVINIRKLTRNIKLGKDINRTDNKSERWKNMIRIALGQSKMVRRPFSGFLHVIVYVGFIIINIEVLEIIVDGLLGTHRVFKGFLGDAFYGFLIGTFEILAALVFVAVILFWTRRNVANIKRFLSREMKGWPKNDGNFILYFEMVLMTLFLIMNAADPAFQQAGIGNPISKFIVPLFDGFSTETVHTIERTAWWIHILGILVFLNYLYYSKHLHILLAFPNTFFANLKPKGQFNNLASVTNEVKLMMDPDADPYATPAQGEEDVVPEKFGASEVTDLNWVQLLNAYTCTECGRCTSACPANLTGKKLSPRKIMMDTRDRLEEVGRNIDANGGAFKDDGKQLLNDYIKPEELWACTSCNACVEECPVNIDPLSIIIDMRRYLVMEESAAPQELNAMMTNIENNGAPWQYNQQDRLNWAKEK; from the coding sequence ATGCAATACCTACCAAACATACTTTTTGCCATTGCTTTAATTGCTGGTATCGGTTTTTTTGTGATAAATATTCGCAAACTAACTAGAAACATTAAACTAGGAAAAGATATCAACAGAACAGATAATAAATCCGAGCGTTGGAAAAATATGATAAGAATTGCTTTGGGGCAATCTAAAATGGTACGAAGACCATTTTCTGGTTTCCTACATGTAATAGTGTACGTTGGTTTTATTATTATAAATATAGAAGTTTTAGAAATTATTGTAGATGGTCTTTTAGGAACTCACAGGGTTTTTAAAGGGTTTTTAGGCGATGCTTTTTATGGTTTTTTAATTGGAACTTTCGAAATATTAGCAGCCTTAGTGTTTGTTGCGGTTATTTTATTTTGGACGCGTAGAAATGTGGCAAATATCAAACGTTTTTTAAGCAGAGAAATGAAAGGTTGGCCAAAGAACGATGGAAATTTTATTCTATACTTCGAAATGGTTTTAATGACACTTTTCTTAATAATGAATGCTGCAGATCCAGCATTTCAACAAGCAGGAATTGGAAATCCAATAAGTAAGTTTATTGTACCTTTATTCGATGGTTTTTCTACAGAAACTGTTCATACAATAGAAAGAACAGCTTGGTGGATTCATATTTTAGGAATTTTGGTTTTCTTAAACTATTTATATTATTCGAAACATTTACACATTCTTCTAGCGTTTCCAAATACATTTTTTGCCAACTTAAAGCCAAAAGGACAGTTTAATAATTTAGCATCTGTTACCAACGAAGTAAAATTAATGATGGATCCAGATGCAGATCCGTATGCAACTCCAGCACAAGGAGAAGAGGATGTAGTTCCAGAAAAATTTGGCGCATCTGAAGTTACCGATTTAAATTGGGTTCAATTACTAAACGCATACACCTGTACAGAATGTGGACGATGCACCTCTGCTTGTCCTGCAAACTTAACTGGTAAAAAATTATCTCCTCGTAAAATTATGATGGATACCAGAGATCGTTTGGAAGAAGTAGGTAGAAATATCGATGCAAATGGAGGTGCTTTTAAAGACGATGGAAAGCAATTATTAAACGATTACATAAAACCAGAAGAACTGTGGGCATGCACAAGTTGTAATGCTTGTGTAGAAGAGTGCCCAGTAAATATAGATCCACTTTCTATAATTATAGATATGAGAAGATATTTAGTTATGGAAGAAAGTGCAGCACCACAAGAATTAAATGCTATGATGACGAATATAGAAAACAATGGTGCTCCTTGGCAATACAATCAACAAGATCGATTGAATTGGGCTAAGGAAAAGTAA
- a CDS encoding (Fe-S)-binding protein, with protein sequence MIVPTMAEMMAQGKQPEVLFWVGAAGSYDDRAKKISRAFVKILHAANVNFAVLGTEESSTGDAAKRAGNEFLFQMQAIMNIEVLNAYEVKKIVTCDPHSFNTLKNEYPELGGKYEVFHHTQFIQNLIAERRLKIDENTLQGKRVTFHDPCYLGRANEVYESPRDLIRRLGVNLTEMKRSKRTALCCGAGGAQMFKDAEAGDKEVNVLRTEDALETKPEIIATGCPYCNTMMTDGIKFKEKETEVKVKDIAELIAEANNL encoded by the coding sequence ATGATCGTACCAACAATGGCAGAAATGATGGCTCAAGGCAAACAACCAGAAGTATTGTTTTGGGTTGGAGCAGCAGGAAGTTATGATGATAGAGCAAAGAAAATATCAAGAGCATTCGTAAAAATATTACACGCAGCAAACGTAAATTTTGCAGTTTTAGGTACTGAAGAATCTTCTACAGGAGATGCCGCAAAAAGAGCAGGAAACGAGTTTTTGTTTCAAATGCAAGCAATAATGAATATTGAAGTTTTAAATGCTTACGAAGTAAAGAAAATAGTTACTTGCGATCCACATTCCTTCAATACTTTAAAAAATGAATATCCAGAATTAGGTGGAAAATACGAAGTTTTTCACCATACACAATTTATTCAAAATTTAATTGCTGAAAGACGATTAAAAATAGACGAAAATACTTTACAAGGAAAAAGAGTTACGTTTCACGACCCATGTTATTTAGGAAGAGCAAACGAAGTGTACGAATCTCCACGAGATTTAATTCGCAGGTTAGGCGTAAACTTAACAGAGATGAAACGTAGCAAAAGAACTGCATTATGTTGTGGAGCAGGAGGAGCGCAAATGTTTAAAGATGCAGAAGCTGGAGATAAAGAAGTAAATGTTTTAAGAACAGAAGACGCTTTAGAAACCAAACCAGAAATTATAGCAACAGGTTGCCCTTATTGTAACACAATGATGACTGATGGAATAAAATTCAAGGAAAAAGAAACAGAAGTTAAAGTAAAAGACATTGCAGAATTAATTGCAGAAGCTAATAATTTATAA
- a CDS encoding SPOR domain-containing protein, with protein sequence MRKIFLFIFTLSIFVIPNTITAQEKYVEYLNVIATNLSDIYIKSNESLFFTVQIAAFTNKNSDLEKIKNIVIIREKDNLLKYRLGEFPTYKEATEYKRIVLSVCKDAFIVPIKNGERIHIKEALKEPSVNL encoded by the coding sequence ATGAGAAAAATTTTCTTATTTATTTTCACACTATCCATATTTGTAATACCTAATACAATTACAGCGCAAGAAAAGTATGTAGAGTATTTAAATGTAATAGCAACTAATTTGTCTGATATTTATATAAAATCTAACGAAAGTTTATTCTTTACAGTTCAAATAGCGGCATTTACAAATAAAAATAGCGATTTAGAAAAAATTAAGAATATTGTTATAATAAGAGAAAAAGATAATTTATTAAAATATAGATTAGGAGAATTTCCTACCTATAAAGAAGCTACAGAATACAAAAGAATTGTTTTAAGTGTTTGTAAAGATGCATTTATTGTTCCTATTAAAAATGGAGAACGAATTCATATTAAAGAAGCTTTAAAAGAACCTTCAGTTAATTTATAA
- a CDS encoding SPOR domain-containing protein yields the protein MKKIIIIFSMMVLLFSCGNKEVKKEKQEIVAPVPTDTIVKEEVVEAQEPSLVFTVQIAALRNPNNQLANLEGVNTFEENLLTKYRIGTFETYEEARSKRNQLRYKYKGAFVQALKNNRPINIKEALNN from the coding sequence ATGAAAAAAATAATAATTATATTCTCGATGATGGTTTTACTGTTTTCATGTGGAAATAAAGAAGTGAAAAAAGAAAAGCAAGAGATTGTAGCACCTGTACCAACAGATACTATTGTTAAAGAAGAGGTTGTAGAAGCCCAAGAACCAAGTCTTGTTTTTACGGTACAAATTGCGGCGTTAAGAAACCCTAATAACCAATTAGCAAATCTAGAAGGTGTAAATACGTTCGAAGAAAATTTACTAACAAAATATAGAATAGGTACTTTCGAAACCTACGAAGAAGCTAGAAGTAAAAGAAATCAATTACGTTACAAATACAAAGGAGCCTTTGTACAAGCTTTAAAAAATAATCGCCCTATAAATATTAAAGAAGCATTAAATAATTAA
- a CDS encoding PH domain-containing protein gives MADTFQNNTITHFPDISKINFIAIEKKYLKVILLNIGIVFTVLFAAVFIIDYKDLFELKEHSIWLYVVVFIFLLITLSIKIIGFKKKKFAVREKDISYKNGIFFRTLTTVPFNRIQHVEIDQGPFSRYFNLVTLSVFTAGDSSDDLTIKGLIKEEATKIKEFISNQIDG, from the coding sequence ATGGCAGATACTTTTCAAAATAATACAATTACACATTTTCCAGATATTTCTAAAATTAATTTTATAGCTATCGAAAAGAAATATTTAAAAGTAATTTTATTAAATATTGGCATCGTCTTTACAGTCTTATTCGCAGCCGTTTTTATTATTGATTATAAAGATTTATTCGAATTGAAAGAACATTCTATATGGTTATATGTAGTTGTTTTTATATTTTTGCTAATAACGCTTTCCATTAAAATTATTGGTTTTAAAAAGAAAAAATTTGCAGTAAGAGAAAAAGATATTTCTTATAAAAATGGCATTTTTTTTAGAACATTAACAACTGTTCCTTTCAATAGAATACAACATGTAGAGATAGATCAAGGCCCTTTTTCTCGTTATTTTAACTTGGTTACTCTAAGCGTTTTTACTGCAGGCGATAGTAGCGACGATTTAACAATAAAAGGACTTATAAAAGAGGAAGCAACTAAAATTAAAGAATTTATCAGCAATCAAATAGATGGATAA